A single Astyanax mexicanus isolate ESR-SI-001 unplaced genomic scaffold, AstMex3_surface scaffold_33, whole genome shotgun sequence DNA region contains:
- the LOC125789947 gene encoding C-type mannose receptor 2-like produces MLTLFLLIFTAVCGVSPYVPHRYHFVNESKTWTEAQSYCRKTYTDLATINNMDEMKKLNDTLKNLRKLAIYPHIGLKRRGTGRWQWSLADESFYGSGCTLGTSSAALVSSPGKDCVAMNKSDGSCITYDCMTTFSSFVCYGKLDKIGPGNYIFINDKKTWREAQSYCRQKYTDLASVRNLTENQQICGMAKNSRDLFWIGLFYDIWEWSDQSNSSFRYWNLTQPDNTQEVPPAGGEENCAGVSLRQSGLWHDIKCDVQFPFICHEDKLILIQQELSWREALRYCRENHVDLVSVHSEEIQLWVKDVAQNASTDHVWLGLRHTCALSLWFWISGDFICYDNWAPGNGTDSEDCSPVERTGAVQARGDQQWVSLPENQTLNFICIRYEG; encoded by the exons ATGTTGACGCTATTTCTCCTGATCTTCACAGCTGTGTGTGGTGTATCTCCATACGTTCCTCATCGGTATCACTTTGTAAATGAGAGTAAAACCTGGACTgaagctcagagctactgcagaAAGACCTACACTGATCTGGCCACCATCAACAACATGGACGAGATGAAGAAGCTGAACGACACTctgaaaaatctgagaaaattgGCCATCTACCCTCATATAGGCCTGAAGAGGAGAGGCACTGGGAGATGGCAGTGGTCTCTGGCAGATGAAAGTTTCTACGGTTCAGGATGCACGCTTGGAACCTCCAGCGCTGCACTAGTAAGCAGTCCTGGAAAGGATTGTGTTGCGATGAATAAAAGTGATGGGTCCTGCATTACTTATGACTGTATGACGACATTCTCTTCTTTTGTGTGTTATGGTAAGT TGGATAAAATAGGCCCAGGAAATTATATATTCATTAATGACAAAAAGACCTGGCGTgaagctcagagctactgcagacagaAATACACAGACCTGGCCAGTGTGAGGAACCTGACAGAGAACCAGCAGATCTGTGGAATGGCTAAAAACAGCAGAGATCTTTTCTGGATCGGCCTGTTTTACGATATCTGGGAGTGGTCTGATCAGAGTAACTCCTCATTCCGGTACTGGAATCTTACACAGCCGGACAATACTCAGGAAGTACCCCCAGCTGGTGGAGAAGAGAACTGTGCCGGCGTGTCTTTAAGACAATCGGGTCTGTGGCACGATATAAAATGTGACGTCCAGTTTCCATTTATCTGCCATGAGG ATAAGCTGATCTTGATCCAGCAGGAGCTGAGCTGGAGAGAagctctgagatactgcagagagaatcatgtGGACCTGGTCTCAGTTCACTCTGAGGAGATCCAGCTCTGGGTGAAGGATGTGGCTCAGAATGCCTCCACTGATCATGTGTGGCTGGGTCTGCGTCACACCTGCGCCCTCAGCCTCTGGTTCTGGATAAGTGGAGACTTTATCTGCTATGATAACTGGGCTCCAGGTAACGGGACAGACAGTGAAGACTGCAGTCCTGTAGAGAGAACCGGAGCGGTGCAGGCTAGAGGAGATCAGCAGTGGGTCAGCCTGCCTGAGAACCAGACACTCAACTTCATCTGCATCAGATATGAAGGTTAG